In Phacochoerus africanus isolate WHEZ1 chromosome 2, ROS_Pafr_v1, whole genome shotgun sequence, one DNA window encodes the following:
- the LOC125119944 gene encoding cyclin-dependent kinase inhibitor 2A-like isoform X1: protein MMMGSTRVAELLLLHGADPNCEDPATLTRPVHDAAREGFLDTLVVLHRAGARLDVRDAWGRLPVDLAEEKGHRDVAGYLRANAGRTEGGSHARSNSGEDPADISNLQNH from the exons ATGATGATGGGCAGCACCCGCGTGgcggagctgctgctgctccacGGCGCAGACCCCAACTGCGAGGACCCCGCCACCCTCACCCGACCGGTACACGACGCcgccagggagggcttcctggacaCTTTGGTGGTCCTGCACCGAGCCGGGGCGCGGTTAGACGTGCGAGACGCCTGGGGCCGCCTTCCCGTCGACCTGGCTGAGGAGAAGGGCCACCGTGACGTCGCCGGGTACCTGCGCGCGAACGCAGGGAGGACCGAAGGCGGTAGCCACGCTCGCTCAAACTCTGGAGAAGATCCCGCAG aCATTTCCAACCTTCAAAATCATTGA